AGTGTTACAACGCGGGGATTTAATACCAGTGGGAATACCAACTTTACGCAGATCGTAGACGGGATGGATAATCAGGCGCCCGGTCTGAATTTTCCGCTCGGGTCAGTCATCGGGCTAACCCAGCTTGATGTCGATAATATAGAGGTGCTGTCTGGAGCATCTTCGGCCCTGTATGGTTCAAGAGGATTGAATGGTACGATGGTGGCCACAGGCAAAAATCCGTTTAAATATCAAGGATTAAGTGTACTGGTAACTCAAGGTGTAAACCATATTAATCCTAAAAAAAACAATGATCCGGTGCCTACGTCACCTTACTATGATTGGGCTATCCGCTACGCAAAACAAATGGGGAATAAAATTGCTTTCAAGCTCAATGGCCAGTATACACAGGCAAAAGATTGGGTAGCCAACGATGAAACCAACAAAAATGGTCCGGGGACAGCGCTGACAGATCCAAACTATAATGGAGTTAACCTGTATGGTGGAGCGACTTCGACCGATATCAATCCCTTTTTGGAAGGTGCACTGCAGGGAAATCCGGAATTGGCCCCCTTAATCGAACCCTTACTGAAAAATCCGAATTATGTTGCCCGGACTGGATATCCTGAATATGGCTATCTCGATAATAGAGCCAAGCTCTTTAAAATCAATGGTGAATTCCGTTACAAGGTTTCCACAAATATTGAAGCCATAGCTTCAGCCACTTTTGGTACAGGCAATATTGTGTATACCAACGATACGCGTTATCAGCTGAAAGGATTTAAGGTAGGGCAATATCGATTGGAACTTCGTGGAGATAAATGGTTTTTCAGAACGTACACAACCCAGGAAAATTCAGGGAGAACACTAGTTGCAGGGCCGACAGCACAATATATTAATGAATCGTGGAAAACAAGTTACGATGGAGGAACAGGTGGCTGGTATCCTGAATATACTGCTGGTCTCTTAAATGCACTTGCTTCAGGTACTTCACTCACAGACGCTCATTTAGCAGCGCGCACGCTAGCCGACCAAGGACGTGCCGAACTCGGAACACCACTGTTCAATAGACTTAAAGATAGTATCAGCAATACACCAATATCGCAGGGTGGAACGTTATTCTTAGATCGCAGCAAATTATACAATGCCGAAGCACAATATAATTTCTCCGATCTCGTAAAATTTATGCAGGTGATTGCAGGTGTCAATTGGCGTTTGTACAACCTAAATTCAAAAAATACATTATTCCCAGATAAGGATAAGCCAATTCATGTAAAAGAGTACAGTGCATACCTGCAACTCGCCAAAAAAGTATTGGACGATCGCTTGAATATTGCTACCTCATTCCGTTACGATAAGAATACGTTGTTTGCTCAACCAAAATTAACTTCACGGGCATCACTGGTGTTTGATCTGTTTCATCAAAATTATTTACGCCTTTCTTATCAGAATGCATATAGTTTCCCCTCCAATATACAAGCTTTACAAAATACCTTAAATGGTTATAATAGCTATTCCTCCGGTGGTTCATCGCTGCTGTTGATCGATAATTATCAGTTTGACCGCTATCCTCCTTACACCTTGGAAAGCGTACAGAAGTTTCAGCAATCGAACGATCCAACCGTACTTCAGAAATTTAAATTTGATGATATTAAACCGCAGTCGGTTAATGCTTTCGAACTGGGTTATGCAGCTATGTTGGGCAAGCGGGTGATGATCGATGTGTTAGGCTATTTTTCAACTTGGAA
The Sphingobacterium multivorum genome window above contains:
- a CDS encoding TonB-dependent receptor, which codes for MKKIALLIQILCICVPFSLSAQQIINGQVSNSSTSEPAYAVSIHVKDGKEGTFTDDRGRFQLKTNKPLPITLYISAIGYESKEVLVNNLSSPLRISLNLSPILGQEVVVSASRTVQSKLSAPVTIEQMSSKDIRNAAQLNYMDMLQGLRGVDVTVSSIGFTSVTTRGFNTSGNTNFTQIVDGMDNQAPGLNFPLGSVIGLTQLDVDNIEVLSGASSALYGSRGLNGTMVATGKNPFKYQGLSVLVTQGVNHINPKKNNDPVPTSPYYDWAIRYAKQMGNKIAFKLNGQYTQAKDWVANDETNKNGPGTALTDPNYNGVNLYGGATSTDINPFLEGALQGNPELAPLIEPLLKNPNYVARTGYPEYGYLDNRAKLFKINGEFRYKVSTNIEAIASATFGTGNIVYTNDTRYQLKGFKVGQYRLELRGDKWFFRTYTTQENSGRTLVAGPTAQYINESWKTSYDGGTGGWYPEYTAGLLNALASGTSLTDAHLAARTLADQGRAELGTPLFNRLKDSISNTPISQGGTLFLDRSKLYNAEAQYNFSDLVKFMQVIAGVNWRLYNLNSKNTLFPDKDKPIHVKEYSAYLQLAKKVLDDRLNIATSFRYDKNTLFAQPKLTSRASLVFDLFHQNYLRLSYQNAYSFPSNIQALQNTLNGYNSYSSGGSSLLLIDNYQFDRYPPYTLESVQKFQQSNDPTVLQKFKFDDIKPQSVNAFELGYAAMLGKRVMIDVLGYFSTWKNFIGYANVANTPGSNDYNAFKDHATYVQYNIAFNGGETVNTYGYAASLSLDLGRNFVTKANYYSDYLKNKNNSQINNFNTPHYHFNFEFANSGFGKKQVWSFSTSLRYKPGFYYVVSGGLAAGQVPSSTVIDAQVSYKFVKARSGIRIGGTNITNKYYSTGIANPRIGAVYYVTYAYNIF